A stretch of Chitinophaga caeni DNA encodes these proteins:
- a CDS encoding outer membrane beta-barrel protein, giving the protein MKKILLTIVVLFFLNRATQAQTNPVSNLYGLSWEISIPTNNDFLDKTSFAGGRFEYRHFLSQAPVSFGVSLSWNSYEQYIPTQTITYKDGNAAITTDMDRIIYTVPILATAHYYFNNNSAVTPYAGVGVGAQYSEQDIYYNIFVTDEYNWGFAVRPEIGVLIHPKSNNWGFLLSANYNFATNKNSLFDINNLKSFSFNIGLYIGQ; this is encoded by the coding sequence ATGAAAAAAATTCTCCTTACTATAGTTGTTTTGTTTTTCCTAAACAGGGCAACACAGGCGCAAACTAACCCGGTGAGTAATTTATACGGGTTATCCTGGGAAATCAGCATCCCCACTAACAATGACTTTCTAGACAAAACCAGTTTTGCAGGCGGGCGATTTGAATACCGTCATTTCTTATCCCAAGCGCCGGTTTCATTCGGCGTTTCGTTAAGTTGGAATTCATACGAGCAGTACATCCCCACGCAAACGATCACTTACAAAGATGGTAATGCTGCCATAACAACGGATATGGATCGCATCATATACACCGTGCCCATCCTGGCAACCGCCCATTATTATTTTAATAACAACAGCGCGGTAACTCCCTATGCAGGTGTTGGTGTCGGCGCACAATATAGTGAGCAAGACATTTATTACAACATATTTGTTACAGATGAGTACAACTGGGGATTCGCGGTAAGACCGGAGATAGGTGTATTAATACATCCCAAAAGCAATAATTGGGGATTCCTACTAAGTGCAAACTACAATTTCGCAACAAACAAAAACAGTTTGTTTGATATCAATAATCTTAAGAGTTTCTCATTTAACATAGGACTCTATATTGGTCAATAA
- a CDS encoding DUF4136 domain-containing protein, whose amino-acid sequence MKKITLYIATMLLLVACGPTLKVTHDVNSNADFSKFKTFALYNPTGDESPISEMNRNRVKSAIIATMMAKGYTEADTSTADLLVNPVAITKEGKSVTANTDYYGYGGFYRPYYWGGMGMMSSNTTFSVDNYIDGSLIIDVIDRGKRELIWEGVGNSEIDGPIKDPDTKIPKAISKIMATLPPAK is encoded by the coding sequence ATGAAAAAAATCACCTTATACATCGCAACGATGTTATTACTCGTAGCTTGTGGACCGACATTGAAAGTTACACATGATGTAAACTCGAATGCCGATTTCTCCAAGTTTAAAACATTCGCTTTATATAATCCTACAGGCGATGAGAGTCCTATCAGCGAGATGAACCGCAACAGGGTTAAATCGGCTATCATAGCAACGATGATGGCTAAGGGTTATACTGAAGCGGATACCTCCACGGCTGATTTGTTGGTAAACCCGGTAGCGATTACGAAAGAGGGTAAAAGCGTTACTGCTAATACTGATTATTACGGTTACGGCGGCTTTTACCGCCCGTATTATTGGGGTGGTATGGGTATGATGTCCAGCAACACCACTTTTTCTGTTGATAATTACATCGATGGTTCGCTTATTATCGATGTTATTGACCGCGGTAAGCGGGAGTTAATTTGGGAAGGTGTTGGGAATAGCGAAATTGACGGACCAATTAAAGATCCCGATACCAAAATACCGAAAGCTATTAGTAAGATCATGGCTACACTGCCTCCAGCTAAATAA
- a CDS encoding DUF481 domain-containing protein, whose product MVRLVWILMLPLLTALPCMLRAQIITDSSSLDIIRFKNGDVLQGKLKQIQRGELNFDPDIVSDIITAKLKDIEYIRAMRKVYLVETVYNQRYYGLIDYGKAPGWVRIYQATDTVDLFIQDLDNIQNLDDDFWKRLDGNVSLGFSYSRNSNIGRINANHRITYSTKKWIFVNNGDLMYTIDKDFRGIEKADFTLQAYREFWKKWFVISSFQFQRSTELGVRARFQLAEAIGPIIIKNRMHDFRAATGISAQNEFSADSSTNNSSLSLEIPLLVNYYLFKLGTPELKLQATNTLFYSLSQSGRWRIDQNIVLYWKVISHLNINIQVYFDFDSKPPSDVSQKVDYGAVFSVGYSW is encoded by the coding sequence GTGGTAAGGTTAGTTTGGATATTGATGTTGCCATTATTGACCGCGCTACCATGCATGCTCAGGGCGCAAATAATTACAGACTCCAGTAGCCTGGATATTATCCGCTTTAAAAATGGAGATGTATTACAGGGAAAGCTCAAACAGATACAAAGGGGGGAGCTTAACTTTGATCCTGACATCGTGAGCGATATCATTACAGCAAAGCTCAAGGATATCGAGTATATCCGCGCAATGCGGAAGGTATACCTCGTGGAAACGGTTTATAATCAAAGGTATTACGGGTTAATCGACTACGGTAAAGCCCCCGGTTGGGTAAGGATTTACCAAGCTACGGATACCGTTGATTTATTCATCCAGGACCTGGATAACATCCAAAATTTGGATGATGATTTTTGGAAGCGGTTGGACGGGAATGTAAGCTTGGGGTTCTCTTATTCGAGGAATAGTAACATCGGTCGTATTAATGCGAATCACAGGATTACGTACAGCACTAAGAAATGGATCTTTGTAAATAATGGTGACTTGATGTATACGATTGATAAAGATTTCAGGGGGATCGAGAAAGCTGATTTTACATTGCAGGCCTACCGGGAATTTTGGAAGAAATGGTTCGTAATATCCTCATTCCAATTCCAAAGAAGTACAGAGTTAGGTGTAAGGGCCCGTTTTCAATTGGCAGAGGCTATTGGACCGATTATCATCAAGAACCGTATGCATGATTTCAGGGCTGCAACCGGTATTTCGGCCCAGAACGAGTTTAGCGCTGATAGTAGCACTAATAATAGTTCGCTATCCTTGGAAATACCCTTGTTGGTAAATTATTACCTGTTTAAACTGGGAACACCGGAACTGAAATTGCAAGCAACGAATACCCTGTTTTATAGTTTGTCACAATCAGGCCGCTGGCGTATTGACCAAAATATTGTGCTGTATTGGAAAGTGATTTCGCATCTGAATATTAACATTCAAGTCTATTTCGATTTTGATAGCAAGCCGCCAAGCGATGTTTCGCAAAAGGTCGATTATGGCGCTGTATTTAGTGTCGGGTATTCTTGGTGA
- a CDS encoding arylsulfatase, whose product MLTKKTAAITLALAFTIFSLGVTAQTNSNRPKKPNIIMLISDDTGWGDLGVYGGGEGRGMPTPNLDRMAKEGMQFWDFYGQPSCTPGRAAMITGRIPNRSGMTTVAFQGQGGGLPAAEWTLASVLKKANYKTYFSGKWHLGEADYAMPIAQGFDKMENVILYHLNAYTYAFPSWNPDMSPEMIAFFQKITTGILEGEAGSKAREISKVTEDNIAELDMMMTDKVLKQLDSYGKGGDPFFMCVNFCKNHQPNLPSKQFVGKSMAKSKYADAVVEMDYNVGRIMDKIRELGISENTFVIYTVDNGAWQDVHPDAGYTPFRGSKGTDREGGSRVPAIAWWPGQIKAGSTSFDIVGGLDLMATFASLAGISLPTQDREGKPIIFDSYDMSNVLFHEGEPLRKMWYYFTESELSPGAVRIGKWKAVFNLRGDNGAQSGSDMPGQQLGWRGAEKYVATVPAIYNIWQDPQERYDVFMNGFTEKTWTLVIFNKAIQNIMETYVKYPPRPLQSEVYTGPLEITKFRTLQEAKRMLEEKGVKLPQMKIEE is encoded by the coding sequence ATGTTAACTAAGAAAACCGCTGCAATCACCTTGGCACTAGCTTTTACGATATTCTCCCTCGGTGTAACTGCGCAAACAAACTCGAACAGGCCGAAGAAGCCCAATATTATTATGTTGATATCAGATGATACCGGCTGGGGAGACCTCGGTGTTTACGGGGGCGGTGAAGGTAGGGGGATGCCCACCCCGAACCTCGACCGGATGGCAAAAGAAGGAATGCAATTCTGGGATTTCTACGGGCAACCAAGCTGCACGCCCGGAAGAGCCGCCATGATAACAGGGCGTATACCAAACAGAAGCGGGATGACTACCGTTGCCTTCCAAGGTCAAGGTGGCGGTTTGCCTGCCGCGGAATGGACACTGGCTTCAGTATTGAAGAAAGCTAATTATAAAACCTATTTCTCCGGCAAATGGCATCTAGGAGAAGCGGATTACGCGATGCCAATTGCGCAGGGGTTTGATAAGATGGAAAACGTGATCTTGTATCACCTGAATGCTTATACATATGCTTTCCCTTCCTGGAACCCCGACATGTCCCCGGAAATGATAGCCTTCTTTCAAAAAATAACCACCGGTATTTTAGAAGGGGAAGCAGGTTCCAAGGCCAGGGAAATATCAAAAGTGACAGAAGATAATATCGCTGAATTGGATATGATGATGACCGATAAAGTATTAAAACAATTAGATAGTTACGGTAAAGGCGGCGATCCGTTTTTCATGTGCGTAAACTTCTGTAAAAATCACCAGCCCAACTTACCATCTAAACAATTTGTTGGCAAATCCATGGCAAAATCAAAGTATGCAGATGCCGTTGTTGAAATGGATTACAATGTAGGCAGGATCATGGATAAAATTAGGGAACTGGGAATTAGTGAAAACACTTTCGTAATCTACACAGTTGATAACGGCGCTTGGCAAGATGTGCATCCTGATGCCGGGTACACGCCATTTAGGGGATCGAAAGGAACGGATCGCGAAGGTGGTAGCCGCGTACCTGCCATAGCCTGGTGGCCGGGGCAAATTAAGGCCGGCAGCACAAGCTTCGATATCGTAGGTGGCCTGGACCTCATGGCAACATTTGCCAGCCTTGCCGGGATATCATTACCGACACAAGATCGCGAAGGTAAACCGATCATATTTGATAGTTATGATATGTCGAATGTCTTATTCCACGAAGGGGAACCTTTACGGAAAATGTGGTATTACTTTACGGAATCCGAACTTTCACCTGGCGCTGTAAGAATCGGGAAATGGAAAGCCGTATTTAATTTGCGCGGCGATAACGGGGCCCAATCAGGAAGTGATATGCCGGGGCAACAATTGGGTTGGCGCGGCGCCGAAAAGTACGTAGCTACCGTACCTGCCATTTATAATATTTGGCAAGATCCTCAAGAGCGATACGATGTATTCATGAATGGCTTTACTGAAAAAACTTGGACGCTCGTAATCTTCAATAAAGCGATTCAAAATATCATGGAAACTTATGTAAAATATCCACCGAGACCATTACAGAGCGAAGTTTATACTGGACCTCTTGAAATTACGAAGTTCAGGACATTACAGGAAGCCAAAAGAATGCTGGAAGAAAAAGGGGTAAAACTTCCCCAGATGAAGATCGAAGAATAA
- a CDS encoding DUF4932 domain-containing protein, which produces MRNIVCLTIALLMARAGYTQAKFTVNVDSRFEAISIFYTLATQDTLETKPTPSRYYRDFMQYFQDCKLHPALNWYRNLDSWDGYDIASLGIFLSKKAPFALIEPLERNYIRSSHLDTFLNRLNRFYKDCNVSAFIEQHQPLYREVCKAAEDTIRKSGILQDLERFYGSHQQAEFRIYLDLLNNLGNNAIVLNNPKYRGVRISRLAYLSEDTDSLTNESPVVFKPYINVVAHECSHVYLESFITTYHDRVYAIRKLFLETSNGKTLEEDEWENEADELVVRVAVACILKLKYGTEAGRKEIENQSFHFKWAKKLYQFFDQYITQRSRYKTIEDFYPEIIKWMEQEYKS; this is translated from the coding sequence ATGCGAAACATCGTTTGCTTAACCATTGCCTTATTAATGGCCCGGGCTGGCTACACGCAAGCAAAATTTACCGTAAACGTGGATAGCCGTTTTGAAGCAATTAGTATATTTTATACCCTTGCCACGCAGGATACTTTGGAAACGAAACCTACGCCTTCAAGGTATTACAGGGATTTTATGCAATATTTTCAAGATTGTAAATTACATCCTGCTTTAAATTGGTACCGGAACCTCGATAGTTGGGATGGTTATGATATTGCTTCCCTGGGCATTTTTTTATCGAAGAAGGCGCCGTTTGCCCTTATAGAACCTCTTGAAAGGAATTACATCAGGAGTAGCCATCTCGATACATTTTTAAACCGGCTAAACCGGTTTTATAAAGACTGTAACGTGAGCGCCTTCATTGAGCAGCATCAACCTTTATATCGAGAGGTTTGCAAAGCGGCGGAAGATACGATACGTAAATCCGGGATATTGCAGGACCTGGAACGTTTCTATGGCAGTCATCAGCAGGCAGAATTCAGGATTTACCTTGATTTATTGAATAATCTCGGCAATAATGCTATTGTTCTCAACAATCCCAAGTATAGAGGAGTGCGTATTAGCAGGTTGGCTTATCTTTCCGAAGATACGGACAGTTTGACTAATGAATCGCCCGTTGTTTTTAAACCTTATATAAACGTGGTGGCCCATGAATGTTCCCATGTTTACCTGGAAAGTTTTATTACGACTTACCACGATCGTGTATATGCCATAAGGAAACTCTTTTTGGAAACTTCCAATGGTAAAACGTTGGAAGAAGATGAATGGGAGAATGAAGCAGATGAATTGGTGGTAAGGGTTGCAGTGGCTTGCATATTGAAGTTGAAATATGGAACCGAAGCAGGGAGAAAGGAGATTGAGAATCAATCCTTCCATTTTAAATGGGCTAAAAAGCTATATCAATTCTTTGATCAGTATATTACACAAAGGTCTAGGTATAAAACGATCGAAGATTTTTACCCGGAAATAATTAAATGGATGGAACAGGAATATAAATCTTGA
- a CDS encoding SUMF1/EgtB/PvdO family nonheme iron enzyme, whose translation MICCLLVFSQSQAQNTMAKLKYEDAEKDYINHRYTTCIAKIGELENMGFKNPKVLHLKIMSRSCLVIGITRLDYIYMGFHQVKQLRDECNYYLQNYDIEGLEDKYKEVYEISNQLRLLPVNESTWNANVKSMRASEQKEKDRIIQDFLTKMALVKQGAYYRDARCNIYVYRSNGYKDTTGYRPNRDSIDHDYYVSKNLVTDELWWAVMPGTITSVSLSPGYRNKPATENFWTDKNTVMLNKSLQPVYPQRLVSKPYQDILKFIERLNKLTGKQFRLLTAREWEYAARGGQKQQLLKHSYIIGGKKRKGYKYKYIYTYKDWLPVGKNNELDMVFFTKGSSYYSGISELVIDEDNLPNDMKSATIGQRQLAASRVGNAEIFKTREKEPGKGHYNFRLVMGL comes from the coding sequence ATGATTTGCTGCCTGTTAGTCTTTAGTCAAAGCCAGGCGCAGAACACGATGGCCAAACTTAAGTATGAAGATGCCGAGAAGGATTATATTAATCATCGATATACTACTTGTATTGCAAAAATTGGGGAACTGGAGAATATGGGTTTCAAAAACCCCAAGGTGCTACATCTTAAAATTATGTCGAGGAGCTGCCTGGTTATCGGCATAACGAGGCTTGACTACATTTACATGGGATTTCATCAAGTCAAGCAACTTAGGGATGAATGTAATTATTATTTGCAAAATTATGATATCGAAGGGCTTGAGGATAAATACAAAGAAGTGTATGAAATCAGTAACCAGCTCCGCCTATTGCCTGTAAATGAAAGCACCTGGAACGCCAATGTTAAATCAATGAGAGCGTCGGAACAAAAGGAGAAAGACAGGATTATTCAAGACTTCCTTACAAAAATGGCGCTCGTTAAACAAGGTGCATATTACCGCGATGCCCGTTGCAATATTTATGTATACAGATCGAACGGGTACAAGGATACTACCGGGTATCGCCCGAATAGGGATTCAATCGATCACGATTATTATGTATCCAAGAACCTGGTAACGGATGAATTATGGTGGGCCGTGATGCCCGGTACAATTACGTCTGTAAGTTTGTCTCCCGGCTACAGGAATAAACCGGCTACGGAAAATTTTTGGACTGATAAGAATACCGTGATGCTAAATAAGAGCTTGCAACCTGTTTATCCCCAACGCCTGGTTAGTAAGCCATACCAAGATATACTGAAATTTATTGAAAGGTTGAACAAGTTAACCGGTAAACAATTCAGGTTACTTACAGCGAGGGAATGGGAATATGCCGCACGCGGCGGACAAAAACAACAGCTTTTGAAGCATAGTTATATCATCGGCGGTAAAAAAAGAAAGGGATATAAGTATAAATATATTTACACTTATAAAGATTGGCTACCGGTTGGGAAAAACAACGAGCTGGATATGGTTTTCTTTACCAAGGGAAGCTCTTATTATAGCGGTATTTCCGAGTTAGTTATCGATGAAGATAATTTACCTAACGATATGAAAAGTGCTACTATAGGGCAGCGGCAATTGGCAGCATCGAGGGTAGGGAATGCCGAGATATTTAAAACCAGGGAAAAGGAACCGGGGAAGGGCCATTACAATTTCAGGTTGGTGATGGGATTGTAA